In Gulosibacter molinativorax, a single window of DNA contains:
- a CDS encoding carbohydrate ABC transporter permease: MTAGTGTPAGTGTPAGARREKPVVHRRRPENGWGAYLGVVLILAWGLLPFYWMVITAFREKSHTFDPTFWPTYVTLDNFEAALATDKGNNFLAAIGNSLIIGLTTTAIALALGITVSYALARLNFRGKNFVTGIILGASMFPGVALVTPLFQLFTDIGWIGTYQALIIPNVSFALPLTIYTLTSFLNDLPWELEEAARVDGASRGQAFLKVILPLAAPALFTTAILAFIASWNEYMLASQLSNSSTEPVTVAIARFSGDNAFEQPYAAVMAAGTLVTIPLVIMVLIFQRRIVSGLTAGGVKS, from the coding sequence ATGACCGCGGGCACGGGAACCCCCGCCGGGACGGGAACACCCGCCGGGGCAAGGCGTGAGAAGCCGGTCGTCCACCGGCGTCGGCCCGAGAACGGCTGGGGCGCATATCTCGGCGTCGTGCTCATCCTGGCTTGGGGGCTCCTGCCCTTCTACTGGATGGTCATCACGGCCTTTCGCGAGAAGTCGCACACGTTCGACCCGACGTTCTGGCCCACGTACGTGACGCTCGACAATTTCGAGGCCGCGCTCGCGACCGACAAGGGCAATAATTTCCTCGCCGCGATCGGTAACTCGCTCATCATCGGCCTGACCACCACGGCGATCGCGCTGGCGCTCGGCATTACCGTGTCGTATGCGCTCGCACGCCTGAACTTCCGCGGGAAGAACTTCGTGACCGGCATCATCCTGGGTGCCTCGATGTTTCCCGGCGTCGCGCTCGTGACTCCACTGTTCCAACTCTTCACCGACATCGGGTGGATCGGCACCTATCAGGCGCTCATCATCCCGAACGTGTCATTCGCGCTGCCGCTCACGATCTACACCCTCACGTCGTTCCTGAACGACCTGCCGTGGGAACTGGAGGAGGCAGCGCGCGTCGACGGGGCATCGCGTGGCCAGGCATTTCTCAAGGTCATCCTGCCGCTTGCCGCGCCCGCGCTCTTCACGACCGCGATCCTTGCGTTCATCGCATCATGGAACGAGTACATGCTCGCGAGCCAGCTATCCAATAGCTCCACCGAGCCGGTGACCGTGGCGATCGCGCGATTCTCTGGTGATAATGCGTTCGAGCAGCCATATGCCGCGGTGATGGCTGCGGGGACGCTCGTGACGATTCCGCTCGTGATCATGGTGCTGATTTTCCAACGGCGCATTGTCTCGGGGCTCACCGCCGGCGGCGTGAAGAGCTGA
- a CDS encoding carbohydrate ABC transporter permease: MSTTRTSSRPKIDRSIPPVQRQTKWDSRKAAWLVLPSMAVLAIIIGYPVIRAITLSFQSDRGIDPETGMFTEGGFAGLAHYAKWLLQDCGTGVNSCPTGTVGADFWSSVWVTLFFTVVTVSLETVLGFLMALIMSRNIVGRSLLRASVLIPWAIPTAVTAKLWYFIFAEKGIVNTLFGTDISWTTDPWASRFAVIVADVWKTTPFMALLILAGLQMIPKDVYEAARIDGANAWQRFRQITLPLVKPALMVALLFRVLDALRMYDLPAILSGTDSSSPVATISILVVADMRQGNFNSASALSTIVFLLIFAVAFLMVKVLGANAVRTQEATRKGDVDAAVAPRGKPGPGTEPEPGAKTESKTKPESTISNGGST; encoded by the coding sequence ATGAGCACCACGCGAACCTCGAGCCGGCCGAAGATCGACCGCAGCATCCCACCGGTGCAGCGCCAAACCAAGTGGGATTCTCGCAAAGCGGCGTGGCTCGTGCTGCCGTCGATGGCGGTACTCGCGATCATCATCGGCTATCCGGTCATCCGCGCGATCACGCTCTCGTTCCAGTCGGACCGGGGGATCGACCCGGAGACCGGGATGTTCACAGAGGGCGGTTTCGCGGGCCTCGCGCACTACGCCAAGTGGCTGCTGCAAGACTGCGGCACGGGAGTCAACAGCTGCCCTACGGGCACGGTCGGTGCCGACTTCTGGTCCTCAGTCTGGGTCACGCTGTTCTTCACGGTCGTGACGGTGAGCCTCGAAACCGTGCTCGGTTTCCTCATGGCGCTGATCATGTCGCGCAACATCGTGGGACGCTCGCTCCTGCGCGCGAGCGTCCTCATCCCGTGGGCGATCCCGACTGCGGTGACGGCCAAGCTCTGGTACTTCATCTTCGCCGAGAAGGGCATCGTGAATACCCTGTTCGGCACGGATATCTCGTGGACGACCGATCCATGGGCATCGCGCTTCGCGGTGATCGTGGCGGATGTATGGAAGACGACGCCGTTCATGGCACTGCTCATCCTCGCGGGGCTCCAGATGATCCCGAAGGATGTGTACGAGGCCGCCCGAATCGACGGAGCAAACGCGTGGCAGCGGTTTCGGCAGATCACGCTCCCGCTCGTCAAACCGGCGCTCATGGTCGCGCTGCTCTTTCGGGTCCTGGATGCGCTGCGAATGTACGACCTTCCGGCAATCCTCTCGGGGACGGACAGCTCGAGTCCCGTCGCGACCATATCCATCCTCGTGGTCGCCGACATGCGGCAGGGCAACTTCAATAGTGCCTCGGCGCTCTCGACGATCGTGTTCCTACTGATCTTCGCCGTCGCATTCCTCATGGTAAAGGTGCTGGGCGCGAACGCGGTGCGCACGCAGGAGGCCACACGCAAGGGCGATGTGGATGCGGCGGTCGCGCCGCGAGGCAAGCCAGGGCCGGGGACAGAGCCAGAGCCCGGGGCAAAGACAGAGTCGAAGACCAAGCCAGAGTCGACGATATCGAACGGGGGATCGACATGA
- a CDS encoding ABC transporter substrate-binding protein, with protein sequence MKSRIAVKSAIALFGATALALAGCASGSPGETGAGGGETAAAERGPITFAMGANDTGKLVPIIEAWNAEHPDEEVTLSELPQEADQQRETLVQSLQANSGDYDVMALDVTWTAEFAANGWLQPLEGDLALDTTGLLPATVDSATYMGTLYAGPQNTNAQLLYYRTDLVDKAPATWTELIDSCGAAEEAGVDCLVLQLKNYEGLTVQTTQAINANGGAVVDEDGSTPLVEEAGAKAGLQSLVDAYAAGEIAQRTDSFTEEETNLAFVGGESMYAYNWPYMYDNAGAEESQVKGNFEVAPIVGPDGPGASTLGGYNNGINMFSEYKATALDFIKFVQSEENQKSFAEQSFPPVLASVYEDSALIEQFPYLPTLKDALDTAQPRPVTPYYAAISKAIHDNAYAAITAGKSVDDAMADMAAAIRNAAA encoded by the coding sequence ATGAAATCCAGAATTGCAGTGAAGAGCGCGATCGCGCTGTTCGGCGCCACGGCCCTCGCGCTCGCGGGATGCGCCAGCGGGTCTCCGGGTGAAACGGGTGCCGGTGGCGGTGAGACGGCGGCGGCGGAACGCGGCCCGATCACTTTCGCGATGGGCGCGAACGACACCGGCAAACTCGTGCCGATCATCGAGGCCTGGAACGCCGAGCATCCCGACGAAGAGGTGACGCTGAGCGAACTGCCGCAGGAAGCGGATCAGCAGCGCGAGACCCTCGTGCAGTCGCTGCAGGCGAATAGCGGCGACTACGACGTCATGGCGCTCGACGTCACGTGGACCGCGGAGTTCGCGGCCAACGGCTGGTTGCAACCGCTCGAGGGCGACCTCGCCCTGGACACCACCGGGCTGCTACCCGCGACCGTCGATTCGGCGACCTACATGGGCACGCTCTACGCCGGGCCGCAGAACACGAACGCCCAGCTGCTCTACTACCGAACCGACCTCGTTGACAAGGCACCCGCAACGTGGACCGAGCTCATCGATTCCTGCGGGGCCGCTGAGGAAGCGGGAGTCGACTGCCTCGTGCTCCAGCTCAAGAACTACGAGGGCCTGACCGTGCAGACCACCCAGGCGATTAACGCCAACGGTGGGGCGGTCGTGGATGAGGACGGTTCGACGCCGCTCGTCGAGGAAGCGGGCGCGAAGGCAGGGCTGCAGTCGCTCGTGGATGCGTATGCCGCGGGTGAAATCGCGCAGCGCACCGACAGCTTCACGGAGGAAGAAACGAACCTCGCATTCGTGGGCGGTGAATCGATGTACGCCTATAACTGGCCCTACATGTACGACAATGCAGGCGCGGAGGAATCCCAGGTAAAGGGTAACTTTGAGGTCGCGCCAATTGTCGGCCCGGACGGTCCCGGAGCCTCGACCCTCGGCGGCTACAACAACGGCATCAACATGTTCTCGGAGTACAAGGCCACCGCGCTCGACTTCATCAAGTTCGTCCAGAGCGAGGAAAACCAGAAGAGTTTCGCCGAGCAGTCCTTCCCACCGGTGCTCGCCTCCGTGTATGAGGATTCCGCGCTCATCGAACAGTTTCCTTACCTACCGACGCTCAAGGATGCGCTCGACACGGCCCAGCCGCGACCGGTGACCCCGTACTACGCGGCGATCTCGAAGGCGATCCACGACAATGCCTACGCGGCGATCACGGCAGGTAAGTCGGTCGACGACGCGATGGCCGACATGGCCGCCGCGATTCGGAACGCGGCGGCCTAG
- a CDS encoding ABC transporter ATP-binding protein yields MAVVTFDRVSLVYPGADRPSVDGFDLEIPDGEFLVLVGPSGCGKSTTLRMLAGLEQVSSGTIYLDAEDVTEADPKDRDIAMVFQNYALYPHLSVRENMSFGLKMQRRPSTEIRERVERAAEMLGLTEFLERKPKALSGGQRQRVAMGRAIVREPKVFLMDEPLSNLDAKLRVQTRSQIARLQRDLGVTTVYVTHDQVEAMTMGDRVAVMDAGVLQQVAPPRELYSRPKNVFVASFIGSPAMNLVETSVADDGTVQFGHRRIPVPPGTAKRVTIGMRPEHLFVSEEGGFEVVVDMVEELGSEAYVYGLGDLGEGKQTVVARLIGDNIPAAGDTVRFEAMPERLHVFDTETGLRQN; encoded by the coding sequence GTGGCGGTGGTGACGTTTGATCGCGTGAGCCTGGTATACCCGGGTGCGGACCGGCCGTCGGTCGATGGCTTCGACCTTGAGATCCCCGACGGTGAATTCCTGGTGCTCGTGGGTCCATCGGGCTGCGGAAAGTCCACCACACTCCGGATGCTCGCGGGACTCGAGCAGGTGTCAAGCGGAACGATCTATCTCGATGCCGAAGACGTCACGGAGGCCGACCCGAAAGACCGCGACATCGCGATGGTCTTCCAGAACTACGCGCTGTATCCGCACCTCAGCGTCCGCGAGAACATGTCTTTCGGCCTGAAGATGCAGCGTCGACCGAGTACCGAGATCCGCGAGCGGGTGGAGCGGGCCGCCGAGATGCTCGGCCTGACCGAGTTCCTGGAGCGCAAACCCAAAGCACTCTCGGGCGGGCAGCGGCAGCGCGTCGCGATGGGGCGAGCGATTGTCCGCGAGCCCAAGGTTTTCCTCATGGATGAACCGCTCTCGAACCTCGACGCCAAGCTTCGCGTTCAGACGCGCTCGCAGATCGCCCGACTGCAGCGCGACCTCGGCGTCACCACCGTGTACGTGACCCACGATCAGGTTGAGGCGATGACGATGGGCGATCGCGTCGCAGTGATGGATGCGGGGGTACTGCAACAGGTGGCGCCTCCCCGCGAGCTCTACTCGCGGCCGAAGAACGTCTTCGTCGCGAGCTTCATCGGCTCGCCCGCGATGAACTTGGTCGAGACCTCGGTCGCCGATGACGGCACCGTGCAATTCGGGCACCGGCGCATCCCAGTACCTCCGGGCACCGCAAAGCGCGTCACGATCGGCATGCGTCCCGAGCACCTGTTCGTCTCCGAGGAGGGTGGCTTCGAAGTCGTCGTCGACATGGTCGAGGAACTCGGCTCCGAGGCGTACGTCTATGGGCTTGGTGACCTCGGCGAGGGCAAGCAGACGGTCGTGGCGCGATTGATCGGCGACAACATCCCCGCGGCCGGCGACACCGTACGGTTCGAGGCCATGCCCGAGCGACTCCATGTCTTCGACACCGAGACCGGGTTGCGCCAGAACTGA